In bacterium, the genomic stretch GAAAGCGTCCAAAGCCTGGGCGTAAGGGCTCCTTCTTTTACAAGCACTATCACAAATTCGAGATAATCTTTTTGAAGAGGGGAGGAGGCAATTGAGTAGGCACGGCGCACAAGTTTTTCGGGTTCGTGCATTTTTTCTTCGGGTACACTTCCGGACACACGCGGATGCTTACCTAAAAGACCCAAGGTTGCAAATTGGCCTGGCTCAAAAGGAGGAATGGGTCCTGTTTTAGGGGCAATACGAAAAAGAGAGAGTTCGGGGTTCAGATTGATGCGTTTTAAAAGGGTAGCATTGAAAGCATCCGTCATAAGACGATCGTAAAGAAAGATAATGTAAAATACTAGATATATTTGGTTTTTTTGCTAAATCGCTATCATTTATTCGATTGCAAAAATTACCAAAATTCACTACAAAAAATGACCCCTCTTTTTCTAGAAGGGGATACGAAGGAGAGCAACTTGAAGATATTTGTATTTAAAGAAAAAAACGCCGGCGAAAAGAGAGTGGCGCTAACGCCGGACGGGGCTAAAAAGCTCATTAAAAATAAACACGATATTATCATTGAAAGTGGAGCCGGACTGGAAAGCGGTTATACCGATTCCGAGTACGAAGCTGCTGGGGCCAAAGTAGGCAGTATTGCCGACGGCGATATTGTGCTTACTATCAACAAACCAGAAAATATTTCTCTTAAAGCTGGTCAAACTATCGTTAGCCTTTTGTATCCTTTAAGTGAGCCAGCCCTTGTTAAAAAACTGGCCGAACAAAAAGTAACCAGTATTGCGGTGGATATGATCCCGCGTACAACCTTAGCTCAGAGCATGGATGTGCTGAGTTCACAGGCTAACTTGGCCGGTTACTGGGCCGTACTAGCTGCTGCAAGTCGCCTTCCTAAAATTTTTCCCATGCTTATGACGGCGGCCGGAACTATCACGCCGGCTAAAGTTCTTATTTTGGGCGCTGGTGTAGCAGGCCTGCAGGCAATTGCAACGGCGCGCCGTTTAGGTGCTGTGGTAGAAGTGTTTGATGTGCGTAAAGTAGTAAAGGAACAAGTGCAATCGTTAGGTGCTAAATTTGTAGAAGTAGATTCTGCCGAAGATGCGGCTGGTAGTGGTGGGTATGCCAAAGAAGCCTCTGCCGAGTATCAAGCCAAGCAAAAAGAATTGATTAAAAAGCATGTGGCTAAAAGCGATGTGGCTATTACCACGGCCCTCATCCCTGGTAAAAAAGCGCCCATCCTTATTACAGCCGATATGGTGGCCTCCATGCGCCCCGGTTCCATCGTGGTCGATTTAGCGGCCGAGCAGGGGGGTAACGTAGAAGGCTGTGAGGCTGGTAAAATTGCCGATAAAAATGGTGTAAAAATTGTGGGTATTACCAATGCCACGAGCGAGCTATGTGTACATGCCAGCCAGATGTACTCCACCAACATGGTGAATTTGTTAAATCACCTGTGCGACAAAGAAGGTAAACTCAATTTAGACATGCAGGATGAGATTATAGCGGGATCTGTAATTATCAAGGATGGAGTGGTTGTGCATCCTAAAGTAAGTGGATAGTGGATGGTGGTTGGTGGATGGTAAAGAGAAAATCTTACCATTCACTATCCACTATCTACCATCCACCAAATAAAATGGAAACTAATGTTATTTTTGGACTCTATATTTTTACGCTGGCCGCTTTTTTGGGGTATCAGGTTATTTCTAAAGTGCCGGCTTTATTGCATACACCGCTGATGTCGGCTACCAATGCTATCTCCGGTATTTCACTTGTAGCGTCACTGGTAATTGCCGGTGGTAAATACAACACACTGGCCACTATTTTAGGAACTGTTGCCGTAACAAGCGCCACCATTAACGTGGTGGGCGGCTTTCTCATTACCGACCGTATGCTGAAAATGTTTAAGAAAAAAGAGAAAGGAGGGAAAAAATAATGAACGAACAACTCATACAGTTTATTTATTTTGTTTCCTCCTCCCTGTTTATTATGGGGCTGATGGGCTTGGGACATCCCGAACGCGCTCGCAAGGGTATGATTTTGGCGGGTGTAGGCATGTTACTGGCCATTGTGGGCACGCTGCTTCATCAAGATATTATTATCTACAAATGGATTGTTTTAGGTTTGGTGCTGGGCACTATTATTGGTGCTCCTATGGGTTTGTGGATTCCCATGACAAAGATGCCCGAACGTATTGCGCTGTCGCACTCGTTTGGCGGGATTGCTGTGGCGCTGGTAGGTATCTCCAAGTATTGGGAGCATATTCAAGCTGGTCACGAAGTTTCTAAGTTTTTTATGGGCGCAATTGGTGCCGAAGTCCTTTTGGGTTCGCTCACGTTTACCGGAAGTTTGATGGCTTTTGGAAAATTACAGGGAACAATTACTGGCAAACCCATTACTTTTAAAGGGCAGAACGGACTTAATTTTTTAATGCTCTTGGCCAGTATTCTCATTCTCGGATATCTCGTATTTGT encodes the following:
- a CDS encoding Re/Si-specific NAD(P)(+) transhydrogenase subunit alpha, with product MKIFVFKEKNAGEKRVALTPDGAKKLIKNKHDIIIESGAGLESGYTDSEYEAAGAKVGSIADGDIVLTINKPENISLKAGQTIVSLLYPLSEPALVKKLAEQKVTSIAVDMIPRTTLAQSMDVLSSQANLAGYWAVLAAASRLPKIFPMLMTAAGTITPAKVLILGAGVAGLQAIATARRLGAVVEVFDVRKVVKEQVQSLGAKFVEVDSAEDAAGSGGYAKEASAEYQAKQKELIKKHVAKSDVAITTALIPGKKAPILITADMVASMRPGSIVVDLAAEQGGNVEGCEAGKIADKNGVKIVGITNATSELCVHASQMYSTNMVNLLNHLCDKEGKLNLDMQDEIIAGSVIIKDGVVVHPKVSG
- a CDS encoding NAD(P) transhydrogenase subunit alpha, yielding METNVIFGLYIFTLAAFLGYQVISKVPALLHTPLMSATNAISGISLVASLVIAGGKYNTLATILGTVAVTSATINVVGGFLITDRMLKMFKKKEKGGKK